Proteins from one Sphingopyxis terrae subsp. terrae NBRC 15098 genomic window:
- a CDS encoding NAD-dependent succinate-semialdehyde dehydrogenase, with the protein MTATYDADLQLFIDGAWRSGEGREARPVYNPATAATIAELPVATAADLDEALAAAARGWPVWRAKTPDERAALMRKAAGLIRERADHIATLLTLEQGKPIAEARGEVLSASSLLEYFAEQGKRIEGRVVQRPAGQRAMVLKQPVGPVAAFSPWNFPVNLMIKKVAPALAAGCVVIAKAPEETPGCTSAIMRCLADAGIPGDVVQLVYGNPDMISRHLLGSEVIRKVSFTGSTAVGKHLMKLAADRVQRITMELGGHAPVLVFDDCDLETTLDRVVTQKFRNAGQVCVSPTRFYVQDGIYDAFVKGFAERTARVKIGSGLDAGTQMGPLANARRAPALEAMIADATAKGARVIAGGAATGEGYFFQPTALADVPLDADAMNNEPFGPMALIRPFATEEDALEQANRLPYGLAAFAFTENGRRINRVADGIESGMVGINSFVISANDMPFGGIKESGFGSESGPEGLDGYLVAKAVHIY; encoded by the coding sequence ATGACCGCGACCTACGACGCCGACCTCCAGCTTTTCATCGACGGTGCCTGGCGGAGCGGCGAAGGGCGCGAGGCGCGGCCGGTCTATAACCCCGCGACCGCGGCGACGATCGCCGAGCTGCCGGTGGCGACCGCGGCCGACCTCGACGAAGCGCTTGCCGCCGCCGCGCGCGGCTGGCCGGTCTGGCGCGCCAAGACCCCTGACGAGCGCGCCGCGCTGATGCGCAAGGCCGCCGGACTGATCCGCGAACGCGCCGACCATATCGCGACCTTGCTCACGCTCGAACAGGGCAAGCCGATCGCCGAAGCGCGCGGCGAAGTGCTTTCGGCCTCGTCGTTGCTCGAATATTTTGCCGAACAGGGCAAGCGGATCGAGGGCCGCGTCGTGCAGCGTCCGGCGGGTCAGCGCGCGATGGTGCTGAAACAGCCCGTCGGTCCGGTCGCGGCGTTCAGCCCGTGGAATTTTCCTGTCAATCTGATGATCAAGAAGGTCGCGCCAGCGCTCGCCGCGGGCTGTGTCGTGATCGCCAAGGCGCCCGAGGAAACGCCGGGCTGCACCAGCGCGATCATGCGCTGCCTTGCCGATGCGGGCATCCCTGGCGATGTGGTCCAGCTCGTCTATGGCAATCCCGACATGATCAGCCGCCACCTGCTCGGCAGCGAGGTGATCCGCAAGGTCAGCTTCACCGGATCGACCGCGGTCGGCAAGCATCTGATGAAGCTCGCCGCCGACCGGGTGCAGCGCATCACAATGGAGCTCGGCGGACACGCCCCGGTGCTGGTGTTCGACGATTGCGACCTTGAAACGACGCTCGACCGCGTCGTGACGCAGAAGTTCCGCAACGCCGGCCAGGTCTGCGTCTCGCCGACGCGCTTCTATGTGCAGGACGGCATCTACGACGCCTTCGTGAAGGGCTTTGCAGAACGCACCGCGCGCGTGAAGATCGGCAGCGGGCTCGATGCCGGCACCCAGATGGGACCGCTCGCCAACGCGCGCCGCGCCCCCGCGCTGGAGGCGATGATTGCCGATGCGACCGCAAAGGGCGCACGGGTGATCGCGGGCGGCGCCGCGACGGGCGAGGGCTATTTCTTCCAGCCGACGGCGCTGGCCGACGTTCCGCTCGACGCCGATGCGATGAACAACGAACCTTTTGGCCCGATGGCGCTGATCCGGCCGTTCGCGACCGAAGAAGACGCGCTCGAACAGGCGAACCGGCTGCCCTATGGCCTTGCCGCCTTCGCCTTCACCGAAAACGGCCGCCGCATCAACCGCGTCGCCGACGGCATCGAAAGCGGCATGGTCGGGATCAACAGCTTCGTCATCTCGGCCAATGACATGCCCTTCGGCGGGATCAAGGAGTCGGGCTTCGGCAGCGAGAGCGGACCCGAGGGTCTCGACGGTTATCTGGTCGCCAAGGCGGTGCATATTTACTGA
- a CDS encoding TIGR02466 family protein, giving the protein MPVRTLFATNFYEADIAAPDLLQELEESCRLFAREDGAGKAWSRAHGYRGYTSYASLDDLPDRDPAFHDLKRLLDKHVKAFAKACHFDLAKPLKLDSLWVNVLKPGGTHSGHIHPHSIVSGTFYVAVPSGSGALKLEDPRLAMLMAAPGRSEDAPESLQPFIYAAPAAGRIFLWESWLRHEVMPNAGKDERISISFNYR; this is encoded by the coding sequence ATGCCCGTTCGCACGCTCTTCGCCACAAATTTTTACGAGGCCGACATTGCCGCGCCCGACCTATTGCAAGAGCTGGAGGAAAGCTGCCGGCTGTTCGCTCGCGAGGATGGCGCGGGCAAGGCGTGGAGCCGCGCGCACGGCTATCGCGGCTACACCAGCTACGCCAGCCTTGACGACCTGCCCGACCGCGACCCCGCCTTTCACGACCTCAAGCGCCTGCTCGACAAGCATGTGAAGGCCTTTGCCAAGGCGTGTCACTTTGATCTCGCCAAGCCGCTCAAGCTCGACAGCCTGTGGGTCAATGTCCTCAAACCCGGCGGCACGCACAGCGGGCACATCCACCCGCACAGCATCGTATCGGGCACCTTCTATGTCGCCGTTCCGTCCGGATCGGGGGCGCTGAAGCTCGAAGATCCGCGACTCGCGATGCTGATGGCGGCGCCGGGGCGGAGCGAGGATGCGCCCGAGAGCCTGCAGCCCTTCATCTATGCCGCGCCCGCGGCGGGGCGCATTTTTCTGTGGGAAAGCTGGCTGCGGCACGAAGTGATGCCGAACGCCGGCAAGGACGAACGGATCAGCATCAGCTTTAACTATCGCTGA
- a CDS encoding SMP-30/gluconolactonase/LRE family protein: MAEFELIADGLRFPEAPVVMDDGSVIVTEIEAGRITRCWPGGRKVVVAAPGGGPNGLAIGPDGKLYCCNNGGFEYTESNGYLAPHGIAKDYSGGRIERIDIETGAVEILYKSGDNGVVLRGPNDIMFDSHGGFWFTDHGKVDYEKRCHDIVGIFYAKADGSFIEEVIFPSNNPNGVGLSPDGKALYAAETYTCRLMKFNITAPGKVAPDAGPGGPGIPLYRPAGYKFFDSLAMEASGNICVATIGECGISVVSPSGELVEFVATDDIFTTNIAFGGADMQDAYITLSGTGRLVKTRWNRPGLTLQY, from the coding sequence ATGGCCGAGTTTGAACTGATCGCCGATGGATTGCGCTTTCCCGAGGCGCCGGTGGTGATGGACGACGGCAGCGTCATCGTGACCGAGATCGAGGCCGGCCGCATCACGCGCTGCTGGCCCGGCGGCCGCAAGGTGGTGGTCGCGGCGCCCGGCGGCGGCCCCAACGGTCTGGCGATCGGTCCCGACGGCAAGCTTTACTGCTGCAACAACGGCGGCTTCGAATATACCGAATCGAACGGCTATCTGGCGCCGCACGGCATCGCGAAGGATTATTCGGGCGGCCGCATCGAACGCATCGACATCGAAACGGGCGCGGTCGAAATCCTCTACAAATCGGGCGACAACGGCGTCGTGCTGCGCGGCCCCAACGACATCATGTTCGACAGCCACGGGGGCTTCTGGTTCACCGATCATGGCAAGGTCGATTATGAAAAGCGCTGCCACGACATCGTTGGCATCTTCTATGCCAAGGCCGACGGCAGTTTTATCGAGGAAGTGATCTTTCCGTCGAATAATCCGAACGGCGTGGGCCTCTCACCCGACGGCAAGGCGCTCTACGCCGCCGAGACCTACACCTGCCGCCTGATGAAGTTCAACATCACCGCGCCCGGCAAGGTCGCCCCCGACGCCGGTCCCGGCGGCCCCGGCATCCCGCTCTATCGCCCCGCCGGCTATAAATTCTTCGACAGCCTGGCGATGGAGGCGAGCGGCAATATCTGCGTCGCGACCATCGGCGAATGCGGGATCAGCGTCGTGTCGCCGTCGGGAGAGTTGGTGGAGTTCGTCGCGACCGACGATATTTTCACCACCAACATCGCCTTTGGCGGCGCCGACATGCAGGATGCCTATATCACCTTGTCGGGCACCGGGCGGCTGGTAAAGACGCGCTGGAACCGGCCGGGACTGACGCTGCAATATTGA
- a CDS encoding VIT1/CCC1 transporter family protein, with translation MRRDTHRETHAVARIGWLRAAILGANDGIVSTASLIAGVAAAGAAQPSILLTGTAGLVAGAMSMAAGEYVSVSSQGDAEKADIAKERHELATDPEFELEELTQIYQERGLDRPLAEQVAAQLTAHNALDSHLRDELGLTHHMKARPVQAAVASAASFTAGAALPLLVVFLDTGSSLPWTVSGASLVFLAILGALGAWAGNAPMLRPVLRVTFWGAFAMALTIAIGSLFEAPLG, from the coding sequence ATGCGCCGCGATACTCACCGCGAAACCCACGCCGTCGCGCGGATCGGATGGCTGCGCGCCGCAATCCTGGGCGCCAACGACGGCATCGTCTCGACCGCGAGCCTGATCGCGGGGGTCGCGGCGGCGGGCGCGGCGCAACCCTCCATCCTCCTCACCGGCACCGCCGGGCTGGTCGCTGGCGCGATGTCGATGGCGGCGGGCGAATATGTCTCGGTCAGTTCGCAGGGCGACGCCGAAAAGGCCGACATTGCAAAGGAACGGCACGAACTCGCCACCGACCCTGAATTCGAGCTGGAGGAGCTGACCCAAATCTATCAGGAGCGCGGGCTCGACCGTCCGCTCGCCGAACAGGTCGCCGCGCAGCTTACCGCGCATAATGCGCTCGACAGCCATTTGCGCGACGAACTGGGGCTGACCCACCATATGAAGGCGCGTCCGGTGCAGGCCGCCGTCGCATCGGCCGCCAGCTTCACTGCGGGCGCGGCGTTGCCTCTGCTGGTGGTTTTCCTCGATACGGGATCGTCGCTGCCATGGACGGTGTCCGGCGCGTCGCTCGTTTTCCTCGCAATCCTCGGCGCGCTCGGCGCGTGGGCGGGCAATGCGCCGATGCTGCGCCCCGTGCTGCGCGTTACCTTCTGGGGCGCCTTCGCCATGGCGCTGACCATCGCGATCGGATCGCTGTTCGAGGCGCCGCTGGGCTGA
- a CDS encoding DUF2855 family protein: MNDTAWTIDIDRDTISKAALARADHAPLRAGEVRVRVDSYAMTANNITYAVFGKPAGLFGNDQGYWDFFAERDAPARLPVWGFATVIESAAEGIAPGDRFYGYYPMASHAVLSAGKIGASGFTDITPRRTTLPPIYNQYQRIEALPDYRADHHDYWPIFRPLFLTGWLIADQFEDEGDYGADQILIASASSKTAIGLGFALAQRAGPRPVSIGLTSKANVAALAAQGIYDRVIAYDDIAMLDAAVPSAFVDMAGNGAVTRAVHGHFGDALKVSIIVGKSHWDAEADAAALAGPERQGFFAPGRSQKRVGDWGAAGFGQRIAEAWLGFMAVAPRIARIDRREGSAAALDAYREMLSGRADPAAGILVIP, encoded by the coding sequence ATGAACGATACGGCCTGGACCATCGACATCGATCGCGACACGATTTCGAAGGCGGCACTTGCACGGGCAGATCATGCGCCGCTGCGCGCCGGCGAGGTTCGTGTGCGCGTCGACAGCTATGCGATGACGGCGAACAACATAACCTACGCCGTCTTCGGCAAGCCTGCGGGACTGTTCGGCAACGACCAGGGTTATTGGGACTTTTTCGCCGAGCGTGATGCGCCCGCCCGCCTGCCTGTCTGGGGGTTCGCCACCGTGATCGAGAGCGCCGCCGAGGGCATCGCGCCCGGCGATCGCTTTTACGGCTATTATCCGATGGCAAGTCATGCGGTGCTCAGCGCGGGCAAGATCGGCGCCAGCGGCTTCACCGACATCACGCCGCGGCGCACCACCCTGCCCCCCATTTACAATCAATATCAGCGGATCGAGGCTTTGCCCGACTATCGCGCCGATCATCATGATTATTGGCCGATCTTCCGTCCGCTCTTCCTCACCGGCTGGCTGATCGCCGACCAGTTCGAGGATGAAGGCGATTATGGCGCCGACCAGATCCTGATTGCCAGCGCGTCGAGCAAGACCGCGATCGGCCTCGGCTTCGCGCTCGCCCAGCGTGCGGGGCCCCGCCCCGTCAGCATCGGACTGACGAGCAAGGCCAATGTCGCGGCGCTGGCCGCGCAGGGCATCTACGACCGTGTGATCGCCTATGACGATATCGCTATGCTCGACGCTGCGGTGCCGTCGGCCTTTGTCGACATGGCGGGCAATGGCGCGGTCACCCGCGCGGTCCACGGACATTTCGGCGATGCGCTGAAGGTATCGATCATCGTCGGCAAATCGCACTGGGATGCCGAGGCCGACGCTGCGGCCTTGGCCGGCCCCGAACGGCAGGGCTTCTTCGCCCCCGGCCGCAGCCAGAAGCGCGTCGGCGACTGGGGCGCCGCGGGCTTCGGGCAGCGGATCGCCGAGGCATGGCTGGGCTTCATGGCGGTTGCGCCGCGCATCGCGCGCATCGACCGGCGCGAAGGTAGCGCCGCGGCGCTCGATGCCTATCGCGAAATGCTGTCGGGACGCGCCGATCCCGCGGCGGGGATATTGGTCATCCCCTGA
- a CDS encoding SDR family oxidoreductase, with protein sequence MLLEGKTVIITGASSGIGRAAARLFARHGARLVLGGRDRARLDAVVAEIAADNGTARAVAGDVADAATHEALVAACAPWGGLDIAYNNAGTVGALAPLADQAPGNWDAVIAANLTAAFLGARAQIPSMLARGKGALIFTSSFVGNSVGLPGMACYGAAKAGLLGLVRGITADYGAAGIRANALIPGGTDTAMAGDAESKAWAASLHAMKRIAEPEEIAQAALFLASDMASFVSGSALWAEGGNAAVKL encoded by the coding sequence ATGCTGCTCGAAGGAAAGACCGTCATCATCACCGGCGCCAGTTCGGGAATCGGGCGCGCCGCCGCGCGGCTGTTTGCGCGTCACGGCGCGCGGCTCGTGCTCGGCGGACGCGACCGGGCGCGGCTTGATGCCGTGGTCGCCGAAATTGCCGCCGATAACGGAACGGCGCGCGCGGTCGCGGGCGACGTTGCCGATGCGGCGACGCACGAGGCGCTGGTTGCCGCCTGCGCGCCGTGGGGCGGGCTCGACATAGCCTACAACAACGCGGGTACGGTCGGCGCGCTCGCCCCGCTCGCCGATCAGGCGCCGGGCAATTGGGACGCGGTGATCGCGGCCAATCTGACCGCCGCCTTTCTGGGCGCCCGCGCGCAGATTCCGTCGATGCTGGCGCGCGGCAAGGGCGCCCTGATCTTTACCTCAAGCTTTGTCGGCAACAGCGTCGGCCTGCCGGGCATGGCCTGTTACGGCGCTGCCAAGGCGGGGCTGCTCGGGCTCGTGCGCGGGATCACCGCCGATTATGGCGCGGCGGGCATTCGCGCCAATGCGCTGATCCCGGGCGGGACCGATACGGCGATGGCGGGCGATGCCGAGTCGAAGGCATGGGCCGCCAGCCTGCACGCAATGAAGCGCATCGCCGAGCCCGAAGAGATCGCGCAGGCGGCGCTGTTTCTGGCGAGCGATATGGCGAGCTTCGTTTCGGGATCGGCGCTGTGGGCCGAAGGCGGCAACGCCGCGGTCAAGCTCTGA
- a CDS encoding HAD-IA family hydrolase has translation MAQYTHVIFDFGGVITASPFEAFNRLEAERGLPRDFVRGVNARNPNTNAWALFERAEIDAATFDTLFAEEARALGHDLEGEAVLAVLAGAVRPQMVAALDTLKAGGFTIGCITNNVPSGKGAGMARSEAMAAEVAAIMARFDHVIESSKVGVRKPDPRIYQMMCAALGVEPAACIYLDDLGINCKPAAGLGMHAIKVTSGEQALADLSAALGVPLP, from the coding sequence ATGGCTCAATATACGCATGTGATCTTCGACTTCGGCGGCGTCATCACCGCCTCGCCCTTCGAAGCCTTCAACCGGCTGGAAGCCGAACGCGGGCTACCGCGCGATTTCGTGCGCGGGGTGAATGCGCGCAACCCCAACACCAATGCCTGGGCGCTGTTCGAGCGCGCCGAGATCGACGCCGCGACCTTCGACACATTGTTCGCCGAAGAAGCGCGCGCGCTGGGCCACGACCTCGAAGGTGAAGCGGTTCTGGCGGTCCTCGCCGGCGCGGTGCGCCCGCAAATGGTTGCGGCGCTCGACACGTTGAAGGCCGGCGGTTTCACGATCGGCTGCATCACCAACAATGTGCCGTCGGGCAAAGGCGCCGGCATGGCGCGCAGCGAGGCGATGGCGGCCGAAGTCGCGGCGATCATGGCGCGCTTCGACCATGTCATCGAATCGTCGAAGGTCGGCGTGCGCAAACCCGACCCGCGCATCTATCAGATGATGTGCGCGGCGCTGGGCGTCGAACCCGCGGCGTGCATCTACCTCGATGACCTTGGCATCAACTGCAAACCCGCCGCGGGGCTTGGCATGCACGCGATCAAGGTGACGAGCGGCGAACAGGCGCTAGCCGACCTGTCCGCCGCACTGGGCGTGCCGCTACCCTGA
- a CDS encoding universal stress protein produces the protein MRSILVHADSDAASEGRLQVALDCARRFEGHVSLLIATPLREFVSFDPFGGTYFAAEALAKAQADDLALESRLADRLAKEDVPWDIEMADGEIVSALSGAATLADLAIVSLPKAKGDFRSGPPMLAGDLALTASVPVLALPQDSKALDFDKPALIAWNGSPEAAHAVRAAVPFLKDRPVVIVTIGGDEGDFAAEDAARYLSRHGIHAELRAIERGAETPEERIEKEAGALDAGLIVMGAFGRSRLRETIFGGATQYLVTGGRYPLLLAH, from the coding sequence ATGCGCTCAATTCTGGTTCACGCCGACAGCGATGCCGCGTCCGAAGGACGTTTGCAGGTCGCGCTCGATTGCGCCCGCCGTTTCGAAGGCCATGTCAGCCTGCTCATCGCGACGCCGCTGCGCGAATTCGTCAGCTTCGATCCGTTCGGCGGCACCTATTTCGCCGCCGAGGCGCTGGCGAAGGCGCAGGCCGACGATCTGGCGCTCGAAAGCCGGCTTGCCGACCGGCTGGCGAAGGAAGATGTGCCGTGGGACATCGAAATGGCCGACGGTGAAATCGTCAGCGCCTTGTCGGGCGCCGCGACGCTCGCCGATCTGGCGATCGTCAGCCTGCCCAAGGCGAAGGGCGATTTCCGCAGCGGCCCGCCGATGCTTGCGGGCGATCTGGCGCTGACCGCTTCGGTTCCGGTTCTGGCGCTGCCGCAGGACAGCAAGGCGCTCGATTTCGACAAGCCGGCGCTGATCGCGTGGAACGGCAGCCCCGAAGCCGCCCATGCGGTGCGCGCCGCGGTTCCCTTTCTGAAGGACCGCCCGGTCGTGATCGTCACGATCGGTGGCGACGAGGGCGATTTCGCGGCCGAAGATGCGGCGCGCTATCTCTCACGGCACGGCATCCACGCCGAACTGCGCGCGATCGAGCGCGGTGCCGAAACCCCCGAGGAGCGGATCGAAAAGGAAGCCGGCGCGCTTGATGCCGGTCTGATCGTGATGGGGGCCTTCGGTCGCAGCCGGCTGCGCGAGACGATCTTCGGCGGCGCCACGCAATATCTGGTGACGGGCGGCCGCTATCCGCTGCTGCTCGCGCACTAG
- a CDS encoding LysR family transcriptional regulator, whose protein sequence is MSINRISIYHLETLLWIDRLGTFSAAAERLNTTQPAVSARMRELEQRLGSTLFRRDGRTMSLTPAGRKLVNDCTPLLRDMQLALLGSGGFNEASGVVRIGAGEIAAASCLPPFVAALKADMPNVALEIEIDLTANLIQQLLTGRTDLAFAAGPIAHPALRTSPIGEVALLWLANPAVAALFERGTGEQQVPVWSLASPSPIHGRMREAIAASRIAQKSLNLCNNARMMIDIARAGGGVGIFPEPMVRAEVAAGTLVELAGLPALAPVEFRVAMRVSDTEPVLTRIFDQAAGLSLTAG, encoded by the coding sequence ATGTCGATCAATCGCATCTCCATCTATCATCTCGAAACCTTGCTGTGGATCGACCGGCTCGGCACCTTCTCGGCGGCTGCCGAACGGCTCAACACGACGCAGCCCGCGGTGTCGGCGCGGATGCGCGAGCTGGAGCAGCGCCTGGGTTCGACGCTGTTCCGCCGCGACGGGCGCACCATGTCGCTGACCCCGGCGGGACGTAAACTCGTCAATGACTGCACCCCGCTGCTGCGCGACATGCAGCTCGCGCTGCTCGGCAGCGGCGGCTTCAATGAGGCGAGCGGCGTGGTGCGGATCGGCGCGGGCGAGATCGCGGCCGCAAGCTGCCTGCCGCCCTTCGTTGCGGCGCTGAAAGCCGACATGCCCAATGTAGCGCTCGAGATCGAGATCGACCTGACCGCGAATCTGATCCAGCAACTGCTGACCGGCCGCACCGACCTTGCCTTCGCGGCAGGGCCGATCGCGCATCCGGCGCTTCGGACCAGCCCGATCGGTGAGGTTGCGCTGCTCTGGCTCGCCAATCCCGCGGTCGCGGCGCTGTTCGAGCGCGGAACGGGCGAACAGCAGGTTCCCGTCTGGTCGCTCGCCAGCCCTTCGCCGATCCATGGCCGGATGCGCGAGGCGATCGCGGCATCGCGGATCGCGCAGAAATCGCTGAACCTGTGCAACAACGCCCGGATGATGATCGACATCGCACGCGCCGGCGGCGGTGTCGGCATCTTTCCCGAACCGATGGTGCGCGCCGAGGTTGCCGCAGGCACGCTCGTCGAACTGGCGGGGCTGCCCGCGCTCGCGCCGGTCGAATTCCGCGTCGCGATGCGCGTGTCCGATACCGAACCGGTGCTGACGCGCATCTTCGATCAGGCCGCGGGGCTCAGCCTGACCGCGGGATAG
- a CDS encoding CoA transferase subunit A, producing the protein MANKQYPDAASALEGLLFDGMQICAGGFGLCGIPERLIDAIRDAGTKDLTIASNNAGIDGEGLGKLLRTRQVRKMISSYVGENKEFERQYLAGELEVEFCPQGTLAERCRAGGAGIPGFYTKTGVGTAVAEGKEVKNFDGQDYILERGIFADLAIVKGWKADESGNLIFRKTARNFNQPMATAAKICVAEVEEIVPVGSLDPDCIHLPGIYVKRLIVGAPYDKKIEFRTVRPREAA; encoded by the coding sequence ATGGCGAACAAGCAATATCCCGATGCAGCATCCGCGCTCGAAGGGCTGCTCTTCGACGGCATGCAAATCTGCGCGGGCGGCTTCGGCCTGTGCGGCATTCCCGAACGGCTGATCGACGCGATCCGCGACGCCGGGACAAAGGATCTCACCATCGCCAGCAACAATGCCGGCATCGACGGCGAAGGGCTCGGCAAGCTGCTGCGTACGCGGCAGGTCAGGAAGATGATCTCCTCTTATGTCGGCGAGAACAAGGAGTTCGAGCGGCAGTATCTGGCCGGCGAGCTCGAAGTCGAATTCTGTCCGCAGGGCACGCTCGCCGAACGCTGCCGCGCGGGCGGCGCGGGCATCCCCGGCTTCTATACCAAGACCGGCGTCGGCACCGCGGTGGCCGAGGGCAAGGAGGTCAAGAATTTCGACGGGCAGGATTATATCCTCGAACGCGGCATCTTTGCCGACCTCGCGATCGTCAAGGGCTGGAAGGCCGACGAGAGCGGCAATCTGATCTTCCGCAAGACCGCGCGCAACTTCAACCAGCCGATGGCGACCGCGGCCAAGATCTGCGTCGCCGAGGTCGAGGAGATCGTCCCCGTCGGCAGCCTCGATCCCGATTGCATCCATTTGCCCGGCATCTATGTGAAGCGCCTGATCGTCGGCGCGCCCTATGACAAGAAGATCGAATTCCGCACCGTACGCCCGCGGGAAGCCGCATGA
- a CDS encoding HAD family acid phosphatase, with protein MMRALALSAGLLLAGCAQTAATTAPAAPSAEVIASQVGEKPTPTSPPAGQQWLYGSAEGAIASAQVYRTMADYVRMAAISAAPRRQVVLAEGSTPVAPKFDDCGDKPLAAVFDADETLIWNVGAMRYFAEQGKDFDPAVWDQWEKTGAGKAVAMPGVIDALAIMRGAGVTIIVNTNRSAANPKGSEDTLRAAGLGDFKHGETLFLMGDTPDGASKDGRRALIASRWCVIAMGGDQLGDFAQAFNARGLSVADRRTMATSGPVAGLWGHGWFLFSNPVYGPSIRGGFADIFPSDKQWEPN; from the coding sequence ATGATGCGCGCGCTTGCCCTGTCGGCCGGCCTGCTGCTCGCCGGCTGCGCCCAGACCGCTGCGACGACGGCGCCCGCCGCGCCCAGCGCCGAAGTGATCGCCTCGCAGGTCGGTGAAAAGCCGACGCCGACCTCGCCGCCGGCGGGACAGCAATGGCTCTATGGTTCGGCGGAGGGCGCGATTGCCTCGGCACAGGTCTATCGCACCATGGCCGATTATGTCCGCATGGCCGCGATTTCGGCGGCGCCGCGCCGCCAGGTCGTGCTCGCCGAAGGATCGACGCCTGTCGCGCCGAAGTTCGACGATTGCGGGGACAAGCCGCTCGCGGCGGTGTTCGACGCCGACGAGACGCTGATCTGGAACGTGGGCGCGATGCGCTACTTTGCCGAGCAGGGGAAGGATTTCGATCCTGCCGTCTGGGACCAGTGGGAAAAGACCGGCGCCGGCAAGGCGGTGGCGATGCCCGGCGTCATCGACGCGCTCGCGATCATGCGCGGTGCGGGGGTGACGATCATCGTCAACACCAACCGCAGCGCCGCCAATCCCAAGGGCAGCGAGGATACGCTGCGCGCCGCCGGCCTCGGCGACTTCAAGCATGGTGAGACGCTGTTCCTGATGGGCGACACGCCCGACGGCGCGAGCAAGGACGGACGCCGGGCGCTGATCGCCTCGCGCTGGTGCGTGATCGCGATGGGCGGCGACCAGCTCGGCGATTTCGCGCAGGCGTTCAACGCGCGCGGTCTGTCGGTCGCCGACCGCAGGACGATGGCGACGAGCGGACCGGTCGCGGGGCTGTGGGGCCATGGCTGGTTCCTCTTCTCCAACCCCGTCTATGGCCCGTCGATCCGCGGCGGCTTTGCCGACATCTTCCCCTCCGACAAGCAATGGGAGCCGAACTGA